The Deltaproteobacteria bacterium region ACGTACGCCTGGACGTAGGCCCGCCCCGCTTCCACGTTGTGTCCGGCGTGCTCCTTCCTCCCCTTCGCCTCCGTGTAATACTTGTGGATGCCGGCGTGGACCTTCTCGTCGATGAGCTGGAGCAGCGGGCGGGGGTCGCCGCTCTCCAGAGCCTTGTCCGCCGCGGGGATCGCCGGGCCAAGGTCCAGTCCGGCGGCCTTGAGGCCCGTGTACGGGGCGCCCTCCCCCTCCCGGTGGACGCGCACCAGCGTTTCGAAGAAGAACCGGTCCGCAAGCTCCTTCTCCTTCGGACCCTTTCCCCGGACGGCCGACGCCAGGTCGAACGCCTCCCGGATCTCCTTCTCCTTTTCCACCGCCACCCACGGCAGGACGATCTTCGCGTCCCCTTTTTCCAGCGCCTCTCTCGCCTTCAGGACGACCGGTCCGTCCAGCGTATCGCAATGCGCGAGGACGTCCCCCGCCGTCACCACCGCCAGGATCATGACCAACGCCGCCGCGCCGCCGACTCCCGTCCACCGTCTCATGTCGTCCTCCTTTTCGGGTCGCCCCGAACCGCACGGATTGGGTTTCATGGCGGCATTGTCGCCGGGAAAACGAAACCACGCATTGACGTACATCAATATGATATCAGGAGGGCGCCTCCTTCCGGAGACCCGACAGGGGATGGAGAAGCACCGCCAGATCGTGGAGATGCCCGGACCGGTCGTTGACGAAATTCCGGTAGACCCCCGCCTTCACGAATCCCATCCGTTCGAGCGCCCGAACGGCGGCCTGCCGCTCCTCGATCACCTCCGCCAGGAGGTAATTCAACGCGGCCTTCTCCCCAAGGTGGCGGATCTCGCGGATCATCGCCGTCCCGAGGCCCAGGTGCCGATGATCGGTCGAGACCAGTATCCGGACGATTCCCACCCGCTGCTTCCAGCCGGTCCTGTTCCGGAAGAGAGTCGCCGTCCCCACGACGCGGTCTCCCCGGATCGCCAGGATCGGGAGCGCCTCGTCGTAGTCGAGCGATTTCGCCCACCGCTCCACCACCTCCCGGTCGTCCACATCCTCGTGGAAATGGGACTTGTCGATCTCGGGAAGGTTCCGCAGGAAATTCCAGAGGCCGTCGCCATCCCCGGAGATCATGGGGCGCAATACCGCGCGCGCATTGTCCCGCAGCGTGATCTCCTTGGGATACCGGTCCAGGGGAATCATGGGTCTCCTCCTTCCGAACGTGCCGCCGTCACCAGTCCTCCCGGAACGGGACTTCCCCCGCGTCGTACCACCCGGC contains the following coding sequences:
- a CDS encoding GNAT family N-acetyltransferase, yielding MIPLDRYPKEITLRDNARAVLRPMISGDGDGLWNFLRNLPEIDKSHFHEDVDDREVVERWAKSLDYDEALPILAIRGDRVVGTATLFRNRTGWKQRVGIVRILVSTDHRHLGLGTAMIREIRHLGEKAALNYLLAEVIEERQAAVRALERMGFVKAGVYRNFVNDRSGHLHDLAVLLHPLSGLRKEAPS